ttattttctttctcttgggcaCAGACCTAAGAGAGGCATTTCTGCATCATAGGACTGAGCTCAGTAGGAATTGCAAAGTGGTTTTCAAGGGGTTCTTTTCAGTCTATAGTCCCTATCATCGGCAACACTTGGTAGTTTCCATGTTtctcatttttgttgttcaggtAAGCATGCTATGGTTTTAATTGTGATTTCTCTGAAGTCATAAGTGTCATGTATATAAAAAaggcttccttcttttttaaaccttCCACCCATTTGCTTAAGAAATTGCATCTTTTGTCCTGTGGACTTTATATACCTCATTCAGTTGATTATATGCTTACTGTTGTGTTGTTTGTattcctgccttcctcctctATTACTGTAAAAGTGGTGATTAGATTTAGAGGCTTGATCCAGTTCACATTTTTTGGTAAGAATGCTTCAGATTTAATGTTGTACATCTTTTAATCTTACACCAGGAGGCTCATTCTGTCTGGCTGTCTCTTCTGACACTAAATTGATCACTGGATTCAGGTGTTATCAACCTGGTCTATCCATTAGAAAGTATCCCATCTGCTGCTTACCTCATGTTTTTTTGTAGCCTCCCAATATAGTTGCCTAGATCTGCTTGTCATTAATGTCTGTAAAAAGGTAATGTTCAAGTTCTGTGATTTCTTAGGCATTTATTAGCCAGAATTCTTCTAtaaaacgactgaactgaactgaactgaactagttgaAGTCATTTGAGCTTTTCGAATTTGGATGTCCATTTTGTGAAATTCATGGCCATTATTTCCTCAAATCAActctctgccctcttctctccctctcctccttcttgGAGACCTATATTGTATATACTGATCTTCCTGGTGTACTATGAATCTCTTAAGTGTTCTTcacttatcttcatttttttttttgttcctctgACTCCATGCTTTTAAATGACCTATATGCAAGTTCGCTGATTCTTCTGCTTGATCAaatattctgttgttgttgttcagtcactaagttgtgtagactctttgcgaccccacagactgcagcacgccaggattccctgtccttcaccaactcctggagcttattcaaactcatgtccattgagtgagtgataccatccagccatttcatcctctgttatctccttctcctccagccttcagtctttcccagcatcagggtcttttccagtcagtcggctctttgcaccacgtgaccaaagtactggagcttcatcttcagcatcagtccttccaatgaatattcagggttgattttctttaggattaactggtttgatcttcttgcagtccaagggactctcaagagacttccccaacaccacagttcaaaagcatcaattcttcagtgcccagccttctttatgttccagctctcacatccgtacatgaccagctttctttatggtccaactctgacatatgtgcatgactactggaaaaaccatagctttggcgaTATGGACCATTgtcggcaatgtctctgctttttaataatacactgtgtaggtttgtcatagcttttcctccaaggagaagtgtattattttaatttcatggctgcagtctctatctgcagtgattttggaccccaggaaaataaaatctgtcactgtttccattgtttcccagtctgctgctgctgctaagtcgcttcagtcgtgtttgactctgtgcgaccccagagacggcagcccaccaggttcccctgtacccgggattctccaggcaagaacgctggagtgggttgccatttccttctccaatgcatgaaagtgaaaagtgaaagtgaagtcgctcagtcgtatcagactctagcgaccccatggactgcagcctaccaggctcctccgtccatgggattttctaggcaaaagtactggagtggggtgccattgccttctccagtttcccagtctatttgccttaaagtgatgggaccagatgccatgatcttcatttttgaatgttgagttttaagcctgctttttcactctcctctttcaccttcatcaagaggaacttttctgccataaggctggtgtcatctgcatatctgaggttattgatatttctcccagcaatcttgattccagcttgtgcttcatccagcctggcatttcgcatgatgtactctgcatacaagttcaataagcagggtgacagtatacagccttgatgtactccttccccactTTTGAACGAGTCCGTTGTTTCaggtccggttctaactgttgcttcttgacccgcatacaggtttctcaggaggcaggtcaggtggtctggtattctcatttcttgaagaattttccacagtttgttgtgatccacacagtagaaGGCTTAGTCAAGGaagcaggtgtttttctggaattctcttgctttttctatgattcaacagatgttggccatttgatctctgattcctctgccttttctaaatccagcttgtacatttggaagttctcagttcacatactgttgagccTAGCTGGAAGGATTTTGAGCGTTAACCtagctagcatgtaaaatgagtgcaattgtgcggtagtttgtacattctttggcattgcctttctttgagaaatgaatggaatgaaaactgaccttttccagtcctatggccactgctgagttgtcctaATTTGCTGtcctactgagtgcagcactttcatagcatcatcttttagggtttgaaaaagctcagctggaattccatcacctcctataATGAAATTTTCAATTcaattattgtattcttcagctacataatttgtttggttctttttttagaATTTCTATCCCTGttgatatattcattttattcatgaTCACTTTCCTGATTTTGTTGTCTTTGATGATAATTTTGAATTCTCTGTCACATAattttcaatcatttatttatgatTCATTTCTCtagatttattttgttcctttgattgGGCCAGGTTTCTCTACATGCCTTTATTACTTCTTTTCTGGGATTTGAAAAAGCAGTCTTATCtcttagtcttttttaaaaactattttttttctttggctctgtcAGTTCTTAATTGAGCAtactggatctttgttgtggcgctcgagcttagttgctccatgtcatgtaggatcttagttccctgaccaggaatcaaacccatgttctttgcattgcaaggtggattcttaaccactggaccaccagggaagtccccggctCCAAGTCTTCATGGACTAGTTTTATACAGGGTAAGATCATCTCCAGCCCAACCTGGCTGGAAATTCTGGGGGCCTTACAACACGTTTTTGAGGATGCATATTCTTCAGCTTTGTTCAGGTAATTTCCCAATTTGAGAGATTTGCTggacttcttttcttccttggagtttgtaatctctttctctctctgatgtCTGTGGTCCTGCAGGTTCTCTGGTTCCACAACAGGCTGCAGAGCTCTCATTTGTTCTCAGTGGCCCCCAGGCATCCAGAGTAGACTGATTCCCTGTCAGAAACTAGTCCCTTGGGAAGCGCCTGAAGAGACACCATGTTTGATGTATGAATCACTCTTCACTTTTCCTCCTAAGAGAAAAGCTGCACTTGGCTAACTGGTTGGCAGAACTGGTGAGCATGCTTTCAACTTAAGGAGCTTTATTTGGAGGGAACAAAAAGTCCACACAATAATAACAATGACTGTAGAAATAATAATGGTCAATTTAGGTATGATAAGGATGATaagaatgataaatatttattgctgaCTTCCTCAGTGCCCAACAGTGGTATAAGTGCTAAAAGTATACTTACTTGTTTAATCCTCACTATAACCTCTGAGGAGACTTTAAgcatgagggaactgaggcacagTGAGGGCAGGGCTAGCAAGTGGTGGGGCTTTGATTTGAATACAGGTTTGTAGTTCCTGAGCCCTTCATCTAAGCAGTGTACACTACTGTTTTTCAGATGATAAGaccctactttttcttttttttttttatcaagagtTTTTATTATGACTGGGTGGTGTTAAATCCTATTATATACTTTAATTGGATCTACTAAGATAGTCATAATGGTTTTctcttatttaatatttacagATTCCAATGCTAAGTCATCATTACAGATGGAGGGAGAATACACATACTAAGATGGAATACACAAGTATTAAGTAAACAAATATAACCTTAGAAATCTGTATTGTAAAATACTATTTAATCTGTTTTACATactatttcaagtttttaaaaggCTGGCTGCCAGATAAGTTTAAAAACCACAGAACAAACGGCTTTTTGGAGATCTTTCTACTCCACAGTTCTCCAGCTCTCCGTGTTTGAGTTGTGCTCTTTCAGTTTCTCTAATCCTACTAGAAAAAGAAGCTTCTACTAGATACTAATTCGTTGTGACAGAGTTCagaacagagaaacaaacaagAGCTAGAAAATATGACACGTTCAACTCATGGGAATGTAAGATCACAGTTTATCATCGTTAAGTATCAGTCACAGATAGACGTGAGAGCTCATCTCACaaaatcagtaaagcagaaaactAAAGGACCAGAAGTCAAAATGAACTACCAGCAAGAGTAATGGAGAAAAAGTAATACAAGGGAACGTTatggttttcctttttatttaatcaAAGACTGGTGGATAAACATAAATACAGCACAATTACTTCAGATCATTCTTCatattatatacacacagaccGATGAACATCATCTGAAAGAAACCTGCAGTCAGCAATGAAATGTGTACAGCTTTTCCTTCCTTCGctcaaaaaaacttaaaaacacacAAACTTAGAATCTCATCAGCACACACTCTCCTGTGACAAATGATTCAGACATAAATAGTGGGTGCAAAGAAACTATATGCTAACATACGTATAACCTTTGTTAAGGAAAAACAGAAGCAGCCATAATGATTAAGATACATTCAGTTACTGATAACTACCTGTGCCCTAAAGGACATTATCAAAACAGAAATCGTGCTGCAGAGAAaagctatatatacatacacaatgagaaaataaactgcAAGATTAAAGCATGCATGTTTAATACTGGGAAAAATCACAGCCCTCCAAAATTTCTCCACGTTTGTTATAAAAGCCCTCTGCACTCAACTAAAATTTAAATGATCTTAAAAGGATAATACTCGTAAAGTTTACTTTTTTCAGCCACAGAAACTACAATGGAAATAAATGTTCAGAgtcattttcaaaacaaaaacaaaaatctattctTCTGATGACATGTATGATTAAAGGTCTATGCAAGATACATTGCTCTCTACATTCCCaatgactaggaaaaaaaaaacctcaagtcAGTTTTTAGTTTGCAGATGGTCAAAGGATTTTGTATTCCATCAGGAGTTCAAATCTTCTGGATCTTTTCACCAACAACTActggattttcttttctgattttctcaGCAGCATCAGCTTTGTAATTGTAAGAGCAATTGTGTACATCTGAGTAACAGTGTACACCACAGTAAACATTTCCACACTGGCATTCAAACCCAGTAAGTCCCACTTTCTTTCTGCACATGAAACAgcgattctttttctgttttggtttttcaaGAGACTTGCTTTGCTCTTCAGATGCCTGTTGTGCCGTTTCTGATACTGAAGCTTGCAGGTCTTCTGTTTCAGGTATTGCTTTGTCCACAGATGTACTGTTCACTTGGGAAGACGCTACAGATTCTGATAAAAGTGACTGATTTGACACAGGGCTTGGCTGCATAGATGAAGCTGTCGAGTCTAGCGCTGACTGAGCCTCTGGGACACTACCGTCTGTGCACTGGACTGGTAAGGACTCAGACAGACTTGTGACAGAAGGCGCAGGTGGGCTTATTCTACCATTACTACTATTCTGTCTTTGAAGATGTTCTTTATAGCACACTGAACACATGCCGTTCGTACGAGGGTTTCCATAAAATCCGCAGCCAGTGGAACAAAGCATAGGCACTTGGCTGTGATTAGTTTCTTGAGCCATGTTCCTCTGTTGCACACCTGGCGGCGGCTCCCTCCGCCTGACGCGCTGCCTGCCGCCGCCGGTGAATGGGGACAGGTGAGGCCGCCAAACCCCTGGTTGCTCCGGCCCCGCCCAAGACCCTGCTTTTTCAATCAAggtaaagcaaaatgaaacacagTAAAGTACCATGTTTTTCCTCCTAATTAACTAAGCAGAGATTTAAATATTGATAATAATTAATGTAGTGTAGAATTTGGGGGCCTGTGACCTGTCCTACCGGTAGGGGCTTCCCCAATATCTCGTCTCCCATCCTGTGTCTCTGGGTGGTTCCTTTTCTAAAGTTGAGTTGCTTTCTTGTAGGTTTCCTGTAAGGCTAAGAATGCttgaatttttcagaattttattattttaaataattgaaacagTGTGTACTGTGGGGTGTTTAGTAGAGTaaagggctggtgcactgggacgacccagagggatggaatggggagggaggagggaggagggttcaggatggggaacacatgtatacctgtggtggattcattttgatatttggcaaaactaatacaattatgtaaaatttaaaaataaaataaaattaaaaaaaataaataaaacaatggcaaaatacaaaaaaaattaattactaaacaaggaaagaaaatatcctgaaacatatgaaaagaaaagCCCCACtaagatttttgtttgtattatgtcctttttttaaaagaaaaaaaaattgtcattggagtatagttgatttacagttttgtgttagtttcagatgtacagcaaagtgaatcagttatgtgtaTACATTGATCATACTCTAGAAATTTTCTTTTGCTGTTATTTAtacatttgtgcatgtgtgtctgtatttaca
This DNA window, taken from Bubalus kerabau isolate K-KA32 ecotype Philippines breed swamp buffalo chromosome X, PCC_UOA_SB_1v2, whole genome shotgun sequence, encodes the following:
- the LOC129639360 gene encoding AN1-type zinc finger protein 6-like; the encoded protein is MAQETNHSQVPMLCSTGCGFYGNPRTNGMCSVCYKEHLQRQNSSNGRISPPAPSVTSLSESLPVQCTDGSVPEAQSALDSTASSMQPSPVSNQSLLSESVASSQVNSTSVDKAIPETEDLQASVSETAQQASEEQSKSLEKPKQKKNRCFMCRKKVGLTGFECQCGNVYCGVHCYSDVHNCSYNYKADAAEKIRKENPVVVGEKIQKI